The Microbulbifer sp. YPW1 genome contains the following window.
GATCCCCATATCCTCAAAGGCCTGCATCAGGTCCAGATGGGCCTTACCCGCAGTGACGATACCCAGTGTTGCCTCCGGGTTATCCAGTACCAGCTTGTTCAGCTGGTTGGCACGGGCAAATGCCAGCGCAGCGGGACGCTTGTAGCGCCACAGGCGCTCTTCCTGCTCGAGGGGATTGTCCTGCTTGCGGATATTGAGGCCGCCCTCGGGGCGCTCGATTTCCGGGTACTGGAATGAGACCGCAGACGGATCCACTTCAACGGTGGAAGCGCTGTCCATATTTTCTGCGAGGGTAATCATCGCCACCCAGCAGCCGCTGAAACGAGATAGCTCCAGGCCATACAGGCCGTAATCCAGCACTTCCTGGACCGTGGCCGGGTTCAGCACCGGGATATGCATATCGACGAAAGCGAATTCGGATTGCCCGGGATAGGAGGAGGATTTACAGCCGTGGTCATCCCCGGAAATGATCAGTGCACCGCCCTTGGGGGAAGAACCCGCGGCGTTGGCGTGGCGAAATGCATCGCAGGAGCGGTCTACGCCGGGGGTTTTGCCGTACCAGATACCGCAGACCCCATCCACTTCGGCGCCCTCAAACAGGCCCACCTGCTGGGAACCCCATACGGAAGTCGCCGCCAGCTCTTCATTCACACCGGGCACAAAGCGGATGTTGTATTCGTCGAGTAGTCCGCTGGCACGGGACAACTGCTGGTCGTAGCCACCGAGGGGAGATCCGCGGTAACCGGAAATAAAAGTGGCGGTATTGAGGCCGCGCGCCTGGTCGATACGCATCTGATCAATTGGCAAGCGCACCAGCGCCTGGATGCCGGAAAGCAGTACCTTGCCCTTGAGAATGGTGTACCTGTCGTCCAGGGAGACTTTTTTGGTAGTGACTGCCTGAGAATCGGTGTTCACTTTCTGCTCACTCATACGCCTACTTCTACTCGCTGGTATGTGGTGGTCCACTACTGAAAGGGACGTCCGCTAATTATTGTGATTCGAGGCGCGCGTCGCAGTCTCAGGCGCTGATTTAAACGACTTATTCTGTGGCAACCCAAAATAGCGACGGCGTGGTCAAGTCATACTAGAGCCTAAAGCTCAATGAAACATTGCTTTATTTACAAGTTTGCACGTAAAATTATGACAGCCATCTCGGCCAAACAAGAATTTGTAGGACAGGAGTTTATATGAAGCGCTCAACCGACCTGGATGATTTCGACCGCAAGATTCTGCGGGCGCTGCAGGAGAACGCCGATTATTCCATGGCTGAGCTCGGAGACAAAGTGGGCCTGTCTCACACGCCGTGCTGGCGTCGCATCAAGCGCCTGGAGGCAGAAGGCATCATCCGTGGCCGCGTCACCCTCCTGGATCCGCGAAAACTTGACCTCGGAGTCACAGTATACTGCTATGTGACCATCCACAACCACGACGAAGAATCCCTGAACAGTTTTGAGTCCGCGGTACAGGATGTGCAGGAAGTGGTGGAATGCTACTCCACTAGCGGAGACAAAGATTACGTGCTGCGCGTGGTAGTAGACAGCGTAGAGCACTATGAGCAGCTGCTGAAGCGCTCGCTGGTGCACCTGCCCAATGTCGCGTCGGTGAATTCCACCTTCGCCCTGAAACAGGTCAAGTACACCACCCAGCTGCCACTTTAACTGGCGAACGACCTAAAGCTGTACCGGGTGCCTCGTTGCACCCGGTACAGTCGTCTTGTCTGAAGAGTCGATTAGCGAGACTGCAGCTTGCTGACCACCTGAGCCAGAACCTGCTCAAGGGATTGCTCGTCACAGTCGACCACGATATCCGCGTATCGCCGATACAGCGCCTGCCGCTCTTCGAACAACTCCTCAAAGCTTTGCCCCGGCGCCTTGGCGATACCGCGGCTTTCGTAATTGTGGATTCTGCGACGCAATTCATCTGCTGAGCAATTCAGGAAAACCGCGGGGCCGAACTTTAGCAGGTTGTGCATACCTTCTTCGCTATACACTGCGCTGCCGCCGGTGGCGATAACATGATTGGGCAGGTGTGCCTCGGCAATCACCTCTCCCTCGATACGGCGAAGATTCAGGTAATCGCTCTCATTCATGATTTCCTGCAGGGTTTTGTCTTCCCGCAGCTGGATCAACACATCCGTATCCACAAAATCTTTTGCCAGCTCCTTCGCCAACAAAACCCCCAGCGTACTTTTGCCGGCACCCGGCATTCCGATCAGTACAACACTGCCCTGCTTATGCATTGTTATTAGACTTCCTATTAGACGCTTTGTGAGACCCGATACGGGGCTTGCCCCTCAGTCTCCTCGCCGCGGCAGCACCAGCGACCGCAGCCAACCCAGCAGGCCATTGCCCGCGAGCAGCATTTTATCCAATTCATCCAGATTGTGCGCCTGCCGGAAACTGTCGGCAAACAGAGCCTCGCGCGTGATCATGCGTCGCCGAGGATTGATCTGCTTGATCTCGCGCGCCGGATTGCCCGCAACCACAGCATTGGCCGGTACATCCCGGGTCACCACACTGCCCGCCCCCACCACGGCGTTGTCGCCGATTGAAACGCCCTTGCAGATGATGGCGCTGTCGCCGATCCAGACATTGTTACCGAGTGAGACCGGCTCGGTGCAGCGAAATGGCCGGGTGCGGTTGTACAGGCCATGCCAGTCCGAGTCGGAAATGTACACGTTGGCGGCGAGCATACAGGCGTCGCCAAGGGTAATAGACTGGCCGGCAGAAATACGCACGCCGGGGGAAATGAGCACGTAATCACCAATCGTAATGTACGCTTCACCACCACGGTGCCCCATGGCGGTAAGCCGGATACAGTTATCCGGTGTCGAGATCAGATGCGGGAAGTCCCCCAGCCGAATATTGCTGCCAAACACCTTGACCGACGCCGGGTGCATGATTTCCGGTTCGCACCCAACCGCATCAAATTGCGGCAAAAGAAAGTGGCGGCTGCGCCAGTTGCGAAACCGGAGCAACAAGCGCTTCAGCCAATATGGTCTATGATCCTTGCGCATGGTCTTTCGAGGCCACTCATGTTGTTGGTTGAAATCTTGTTATTGAATTGGGGCCCAGCCACGCAATCATTTTGTCACGGGATCTGCGCTACCAGCACATTGCAAAGCGTTGTGCGCGCCGGTACTGTCAGGCGCACTTCAATCAGTTATCACAGAATAGAAAAATGGAAACCTCAATCCCGTTCGATTTACCCCTGGACATCGAAACCGTCAAAGGCTTTCTCGACCCACAAGAAGGCGAAGCTCTGTACCGGCTGGCCGCAGAAGCCAGCGATCGGGGGCCGGTCCTAGAAGTAGGCAGCTATTGCGGCAAATCCACCGTCTATCTTGGCAGTGCATGCAAACTGATGAACAACTCCCTGTTTGCAGTAGACCATCACCGCGGATCGGAAGAGCACCAGCCCGGTGAGGAATATCACGATAGCGAACTGTTCGACGATCGCAGCCAGTTGATGGACAGCTTCCACAACTTCCGCAGCAACATGCGCGCGGCGGCGCTCGAAGATCACGTCGTGCCGGTTGTGGCCCCGTCGGCAGTGGCTGCGCGACACTGGAACACCCCGCTCGGGCTGGTGTTTATCGATGGCGGCCACTCCCTGGAAGCCGCACTCACCGATTACCGCAGCTGGAGCCGGCATATCGTGCCCGGCGGATTCCTGGCGATCCACGACATTTTTCCCGACCCGAAGGATGGCGGTCAGGCGCCCTATGAAATCTATAAGTTAGCGCTGGCTTCCGGTCAATTCGAAGTGGTGGAGATGGTCAAGACCCTCGGTATCCTGCGCCGAATCCAGTAAGTTCACCTGCGTAAACAGACCGCTGGCGGGAGTAAGCCCCGCCAGCGCATCCGCCGCCAACAGCATGGCACCCACCGTCCAGGTCGTTTTTTCTTCCGGCCAGACGGCACTGTCCCGGTAAACGTATCCAGTCCAGTAACCACCGTCCGTGTCCTGCCAGCGATGCAGCCCGCGGTAGATAGTTTCCGCCCTGGCGGTATCACCCGCGGCCAATAAAGCCATGGTAAGCTCGCAGGATTCCGCCACGGTTACCCAGGGCTCATCGTTCACACAGCGGCAGCCGAGCCCGGCCACAACAAACTCATCCCACTTCTGCTGCAGGCGCAGGCGTGCGCCGGCTCCATCGAACACCCCGGTCAGCACCGGGTAAAACCAATCCATAGAGAAGCGCGCCTTGCTCTCCCAGGTACGGTCGAAACGATGGGGCTTTTCCCGCAGCGCCTTACCTAACATGGTGCGCGCTCGCCGCCAATCGGGCTGGGGAAATGCCAGCACCACAGCGATATTGATCGCACACTCGAGGCTTTTGTATATCGAGGAACAGCCGGTAATCAGAGCATCCTGCAAAGGCTCGCCCTGACTATTTACCGCCCACTGTATTTCACCGTGCTCAGATTGCAGCGTCAGGACAAAATCGATTGCTTTTTTAACCATCGGCCAGAAGCGCAACAGAAAATCCCGGTCGCCGGTAATCAGAAAGTGATGCCAGATACCCGTGGCGATATAGGCAACAAAATTGCTTTCACGCCGCTCGCGATTGTCCACCTGCCCATTCTTGTAGGCAGCCCACCAGCTGCCATCTTGCAGCTGGATACCGGCCAGCCAGGCATAGGCACTTTCCGCCGCCCGGTACTCGCCGGCAATACTGAGCCCCATGGCCGCTTCCACATGATCCCAGGGATCCGCGTAGTGGCCACTGAACCAGGGGATACAGCCGTCTTCCAGCTGCTGGGAGAGAATGTAGTCCGCACTACGCCGGATAAAGTCCAATGGAAATAGCGCAGGCGGCTCCTCTGTAATCTGTAGTTCCGGGGCGTTATTCATGCAGCAATCCCCTGCTCTGCAGATTCTTTGTTCGAGGTCTGCACCGGGGCCACCTGGGTCTCAGGCTGCCCAGGCTTCACAAAATACAGGGCAATACTTTTACCCAGAATCGGGTTACACAGTTTTTCCAGCCAGCGGGTCAAGCGCGGCTTCTGCATCAGATCCCAGACCAGGAACCTGTGATAGGCGGCAATCGCCGGATGCTCATCGCGCCCCCACAACAGGCACTTGAGCCACCAGAAAGGCGCGTGCAGTGCATGGGCCTTGTGACGGGCAAAAAACTGATGCCCCAATGCCTCGATATTTCTGCGCAGGTGCTTTTCGCGGAATATCCGGATATGTCCACCCTCCACCTGGTGGTAGGCGTCGGACAACTTCCAGCACACCCACTCTGGGAAAAATGCCGGAACCGTGGCCGCGAAAATCCCGGAGGGTTTCAGCACACGATTGATTTCAGCGAGCACACCCTGGTAATCCTCGATATGTTCCAGTACCTCGGAACAGATCACCACATCAAAAAAATCATCGACAAACGGTAGTTGCAGGGCATTTCCCACACCGAACTGCACCCGTCCAGTCTGTTGCCCGGCAGTGATAAAAGGTTGAGCGCGCTCACTTGCAGTCGTGATATCCCGCAAACTCAGGTCAATACCAAAAATATCCACCGCGTCGGTCAGCATCAGATGGATGGCATGACGACCTTCGCCACACCCCAGATCCAGTACCCGCTGTCCGGGCTTCAGATTCAATAACGCGGGATCTACGGTAATCATCAGGCAGCCTCCCCGCGGTTCTTCCCCTCGGCGCACGCGCTGTCGGCCACACTCCCCGCCTCGCCGGCGGCTGCGCTGTTGGCAGATTCTTGCGCTGCTAGATGGTGTTCGCCAGAGACAGGGGCTTGCGCCCTGCCCTCGTCGCCGATAATGGTCCGGTAGTAAGACACCAGATGAGAGGCAGCTACCTGCCAGGAGAAGTGCTCTTCTATACGTCGTCGTCCGGCAGCTGCCAGTGATTTGCGCAGCGCTTCGTCGCCTAGCAGCTGGTCAATAGCCCGGGCCAGCGCACCGCTGTCACCTGCTGGTACCACAATACCCGCATCGCCCACCACTTCTGGCAAAGCACCACCATCGCTGGAAACAACCGGCACGCCGCAGGCCATTGCCTCTCCGGCCGGAAGCCCAAAGCCTTCGTAGAGCGAAGGACAGACAACCATGCCGGAAGCGGCGTAATGCTCGACCATCTCGCGATTGGAGATACCGGATACAAATCGCACCGCCGATGCCAGACCCAGCTCCTCGAGCAACTTCTCGGTCGCCCCACCACTCTTCAGCCGACCAACCACCAACAACTTGAGCTGCGGGTAACGCACACGCAGCAACGCCAGAGCCTGCAAAAGAAAGCGCAGTCCTTTCAACGGCTGATCGGCCGAGGCGGTGGTCATAATCTGAAACGTGTCTGGAATGATTTGTGGCTGAGGAGCAAACACTTCCGTATCGATGCCGTTATAAATCAACTTCAGCTGGGACGGTGCCACGCCAAATTGCTCGACGATATCGCGCAATGATTGCGCCGATACCGTGACAATATTTTGAAGGCGGCGGGATACCTTGATCTGCATTCCAAGAAAGCTGTGCCAACGCCGCACCAGTAGTCGATAGAACCAGTCCGGTGCAGCATCGATCGCCAGTTGGCGGTCGCGGGTGATCGGGTGGTGAATCGTCGCCACCACCGGCAAGCCCTGTTTTTCAATGTCCAGCAGGCCATAGCAGAGTGACTGGTTGTCGTGCACTACGTCGTAGTCTTTGCCCTTCTTGCGCAGGTAGTGCGCAACCCTACGGCCAAAGGTATAGGGTTCGACAAAGCCACCGGTGAGCTTACCCCACCATTCGTAAAAGTCTGCCCAGCTCAGTAGATGCTTCGGTTTCAGAGCGCGTGTCGGGTGCGGATGTTCATAGAGGTTGAGCCCGGGCATCTTGATCAGGCGCACGCGCGGGTCCAGCTCTGGATAGGGTTGACCGGAAATCACGTCAACGCGATGTCCCGCCTCTACCAGCGCTTTGCTCAGATAATGAAGGTAAATCCCCTGCCCGCCGCAGTGGGGATGGCTGCGATAGCCCAGCAAGCAGATATTTAATGGCCGCGAACCGGCCGGTGGACCGTCTGTACGATTTCCCAAGGCGGTCATAGTTTCCCCGTAGTTATTGTTTTGGCGAACACAAAATCGGGCGCCGCAAAGGGCGAAGAATACACCGGCAAAGAAATGACTGCCAGACAGAATCCGTCCACCATCAAGGCTAGACCACTCAGTCCGTCTTACGGGGGTCAGGCTCTAGCTCAATTGAACCGCCAGGATGGGACCCGCAACACAAAACCCCGACCTCGCAACAGAAGCAAGCGCCGGGGCAATAGTGTCTGGAGCATTTGATCAGGTCAGAAGCTGAACTTGTAGCCCACGCCAAGATTGAAGATCCAGGAGTCGTACTCCAGCTTGTCTTTGTAGCGAATGGAGTCAACTACGATGCCGTTACTCAGCACCACATTATCGACGCCGACTTCAATTTCGGGGTCCGCATCGACATACATGGCGGATGCATTGAACAGCCAGTTGGCATCGCGGCCGAATTCAATATCAATCCCCACCTGCGCAGTCCAGCCCCAGGAACTACCAAAATTGATCAGACCGCGATCCACGCGGTCAACAACTGCGCCATTTGCATTGACCACGTCCTGAACAAATACCGGACGCAAAAAATCCTGCTTGATGTCGGTATAGTTCACACCGATCCCCACATAGGGCTGCACCCAGGATTCAACACAAACCGGGTACCAGTCGACAAAAAAGCTGGTTACGTTGGTTTCGAAATTACCCAGGCTATCGGAACTGAAGAAATCAAATTCATCGGAAACCGCGTAGGTGCTGTAGTCCGCATCCAGCTTGGCGCTGTTCATGTGATACAGCTCGACGGCCCAGTGGTCGGCCACAAAGTAAGTACCGTTAATAAACCAAGTGGTATCGTTATCCAGATTCAGGGAATCACCGATTCGCACCGGAATAAATACGTCGGGATCATCGGGATCCCGGACATCTACGACGGTAGACTCGGAAAAAACGGAGTCATCGGTTTCCATATAGGCGGCACCGACACGCAAGATAAGATCACCGCCATTAAAGTCGGCAAAGGCCGGCGAAGTTGCACCCGCGGCAACAATGGCCAACGGCAGAAGAAGGGACTTGGTTCGCATGGGTAACTCCTTGTAACTCTGAAATGCTCCATAGCCGCAGGAGGGTCGTCCATTAAAAAGTGACCCGTGCGTGCGGTTAGTTTCAGTATAGGCGGAGTTTTCTGGAAAACAGCAAGTACTGCCTATGCATTGACCTGCATATAGGAAGAAATTTCTGCAAAAATATTTTGCTCAAAAAAAATGCCCGCCATAAGGCGGGCCAGTTTTCTCGAACACACTTTCAGGAGGAGAGTTTGCGACGCACTGTGTACGCAAGTTCACAGCTGTCTGACTTAGGTATAGCAGACCTTTTCCATCCGCCACACACCCTGTCATCAAAGCCGTTGCTTACTGGTCGCAATCCACGCCGGAAAAAAACCGGCATCCATTTATACCCTTTGCAGGTAACTCTGGTATTCCACGTCGGTTACCCGGGCGGCAATTTCTGCCTGCTCCTGCCGTTTGAGCAACACGAACAAGTCGACGAACTCGGGATCAAAGTACTCCTGCCACAGGGCACTTTCCGCGAAGCGGTCAAGCGCACTATTCCAGGTGTTGATCAACTGCTCGCTTTCGACCTGATAGGCATCCCCTTCTACAGGTTTGGGCGGCTGTAATTTATTCTCCAGGCCATGGCAAACCCCGGCCAGAATTGCTGCCAGCACCAGATGGGCGTTGACGTCTGCACCGGCAATGCGATGCTCGATCCTCCGCGCCTTGGCCTCACTGGCCGGAATACGGAATGTCACCGTGCGATTGTCATATCCCCAACACAGGTTCAGTGGCGCGTGGCTGCTTTCCTGAAAACGGCGATAGGAGTTTGAGTGAGGTGCAAAGATTGCCATGGCATCGTTGGCCGTGGCCATCATGCCCGCTACCGCGTGGCGCAATAACTCCGAGCCCACGTCAGTGCCGTCGTCAAAGACATTGTTGCCATCTTTGTCCACCAGACTCATATGCACGTGCATGCCGTTGCCCGCGAGCTCGCCAAACGGCTTGGCCATAGCGCTCACGCGCAGGCCGTGGCTGCGGGCCACCCCTTTCAGCAAGCGTTTGAACAACAGGGTCTGGTCGGCGACCTTTACCGGATCATCACAGTGCAGCAGATTGATCTCGAACTGTCCCGGCGCGCACTCGGACAAAATGGAGTCGGCGGGAATGCCCTGCGCTTCACAAGCCGCACGTACGTCGGCAAAAAAGTGCCGCTGGGCATCAAGTTCCGATAGATCGTAAACATCGGTGGAAGGCACCAGATCGGAGTCATTGTCACTGACCGGGCGCGGGCGCCCCAGTTCATCGGCATCTTCCCGCAGCAGGTAGAACTCCAGCTCAGTGGCACATACCGCCTTGTAACCGAGACCAGCCAGGCGCTCGACCACCTTCTGCAGCTGTGCGCGGGGGTCCGCGTAGAGCGTTGTTCCATCGGCTTCGAACAGCTGCATATGCAGCTGCGCGGTCGGTTCGCGGTGCCAGGGCGCGAGCGAGATGGCAGAAACCGGCTGACAGACACCGTCACTATCACCACTGGCAAACACCAGCGGGCTGTTCTCAATATCGCGCCCCCAGATATCCAGGCTCACCGCACTGCGCGGCATCTGCAGGCCACCAGCCAGCAGTTTTTTTGCTGAATCAGCCGGCAACCATTTGCCGCGGGGGATGCCGTTGATATCAAACACGAAGCCCTCGATCCATTTGAGATCGGGGTGCCCGGCGAGAAATGCATCCGAATCCGCGAGCAACTCAGAAGACGGCTGATATTGTTTTTGTGCTGCCATAAAAAGATTCACATTGGTGGGAGGTTCGGCCCCGAGAGTTGGATACGCTCGGGGCCTATGCGACGAGTTTACGCCATGGCGCGAGCAGTATCATCCAGCGCACGGTGCGCCTTTTCTACCAGCTCGTCAATCTGCTCGATCGTGAGAATCAGCGGCGGAGCAATAATCATGGTGTCGCCAGTGGCACGCATCACCAGGCCGTTCTTGATGCTCATGTCCCGGCAGACGCCACCCGCGGTGCAATCGTCGTCGAAACGTGCGCGGCTGTTTTTGTCTTTCACCAGCTCCAGCGCACCAACCAGGCCAAGCGTGCGGGCCTCGCCAACAATCGGGTGATCCGCCAGTTCCGCCCAGCGCTTGGCCAGGTACGGGCCAGTGGTGTCGCGGACAGTCTCGATGATTTTTTCTTCGCGCAGGATATTCAGGGTGGCTATACCTGCCATACAGGCCGCCGGGTGCGCGGAGTATGTGTAACCGTGGGTGAACTCGCCACCCTTGGACTTGATCACTTCCGCCACACGGTCACTGACCATGGTGCCGCCCAGCGGGAAGTAACCATTGGTCACAGCCTTGGCAAAGGTCATCAGGTCCGGCTTCATACCGTAGTAATCGGCACCGAACCACTCACCGGTCCGACCGAAGCCGAAAATCACTTCGTCCATCACCAGCAGAATGTCGTACTGATCCAGTATTTTCTTGATTTCCGGCCAGTAGGTTTCCGGCGGGATGATTACGCCACCGGCACCCTGGATCGGCTCGGCAATAAACGCCGCTACCTTTTCCGGCCCCAGCTCCTGGATCTTTTCATCCAGACAGCGCGCTGCATGTACACCGAACTCTTCCGGGGACATGTCACCGCCTTCGCCAAACCAGTAGGGCTGCTGGATATGCTCGATATAGTCCAGGCTCTGGAACTGCTTGTGCATGCCACTCATGCCGCCGAGGCTGGCACCGCCAATGGTGGAACCGTGGTAGGCATTCTTGCGGGAGATAACGATACGCTTCTCGGGCTGCTCTTTGAGGTCCCAGTAGCGGCGGATAATACGCAGGTTGGTATCGTTGGCCTCACTGCCGGAACCGGTGAAGAACACATTGTTCATGCCAGCCGGGGTCACTTCCGCCAGCATGTCAGCCAGCTCGATGGACGGCACAGTAGTGCACTGGAAGAAGCTGTTGTAGAACGGCAGCTTGTTCAGCTGCTCGTAAATGGCTTCGCTGATTTCACGACGGCTGTAGCCGAGGTTGCAGCACCACAGGCCCGACATGCCGTCGAGCATTTTGTGGCCATCAATGTCGGTGATATAGGCGCCCTCGGCGCTGGTGATCACTCGTGTGCCCTGGTTACCCAGATCGTGGAAATCGGTAAACGGGTGCAGCAGGTGCTCGCGGTCATGCTGTTGTAGCTGGCTTTTGTTCATGAACTCACTCCTGAATCGAATTGCGTCAGAGACGCCCCTGCGCAGCGGGGCCAAAAATGTGATCACATTTTAGGGGTAAGAACGGAGATGGTGCAACTGGTATTCGCAGCAGGTGCATCGACACATGGATAGATCAAGCGTAGTGCCGATTGAGAGCCAGTGGTCGCGCGGGTTTAGCTGAAGGGGCCAGCGGAGATAAAGGAAAGGAGAAGGGCCGGAAACCGGCCCGAAATGGTGAAAAGCATGGTGGAAAGGCGCCATGGACAGTGAGAACCAGCGGGTCACCATGGTGTGGGCCCCGCCCCGATTGAACCTGCCCGCGAGGAACTGCGTTACGAGGGCTTCAGTAGCCGCTCTATTCCGCCGCTTGGATCGATACCGACACCGGCTCAATATCGAGCAGCACCCCAACCACGGAATACTGGTCCTTGGTGCCGGAGCCGTAGTGCCAGTACCCCCTGGAATCATCGGTCTGGCGAAAGCGAAACAGGACACCACGGCCGGTCTGGTCGTCAAATGTATAACGTCTCAACAACTGCATTTCACTATTGTCCAGTAGTGAAAAACCGAGCAGCTGATCCAGGCGCTGGTTACCCAGGGCCATACCAGCACCCTGGGTGGCACGGTATCCAAATGCCTCTTTGCCCGCCGTTTCGCTGCCTTTCGCTGACACTTCCAGGCTCTCCCAGTCAAGGCTGTCGCCATCACTCAGCACGCTAAGCTGCACCCCGTTCACGGAAAATGCGTTTTCCCCGGACGCAAACTGCGCACCGCGGCCGTCGGTAATCACCAGGTTGCCGGCGCCCACAACGGTCAGGGTTTTCGCGTCCAGGTTCACCAACACACCGGTGTCCTCATCCACACCAAACCCCAGTCGCTCAGCCGCTGCCGCGCTGTGCCCCAGGGCCCGCACGAGCCGTCCCAGGCGTGCCTTGCGATCAAAGTGCTGGTCGACGATCCCTACCGGCATGAATCCCAGTCCGCGGGCGAGCAGCAACTGGCCGGCCTCCTGGCTTTCCATCCCCGCATACTCACTCACGCTGGGCAGGGTCAGTGCGCTGAGTGAATCTCCGGCGGCAATCATGGTATGACTCATGATGGCCGCACCGGCACTGGTACCTCCGACCACTGCGCCCTGCGACAACTGGGTACGAATCGCCTTCAATACGGGGGTATCCTCGCCTTCCGCATCCAGCAACGTACCGGTAATACGCATCTGGTCACCGCCCACAAACCAGATGCCACCAACATCTTCCAGGCTTTCAGCCAATGCCCGGTCATTGCCACCCTGCAGCCACTGACTTTCATCCACGGACTCCGTGGCAGGGTCGTCTTTCACCGCGATGGGCAGCACACGGATATCACCGGCAAAACCATAGCGGCGCAGATCCTCGGAAAACTGCTGCGCATAATGAGCCGGCCGACCGGATGCCGCCGGCACGATTGCCACGTTCGGAAACCCGGCGGGAATAGCATCAATAAATGCCCGGTAAACCCGGCTGTTATCACTGCGCAAGGCACCACCGACAATCAGCAGGCTACCTGACTGTCGCGACGCATCACGCTCTTCGAGCCCCGCTTCCTGTGCACGGACAGCGATCCCCTCGACTAAAGCCCCGTCATCTTCGCCCGCACACCCCAGTGTGGCGAGCAGCAAGATACCCAGGAATGACGCTGTCATCGTTGAAAATTTCATAAACTGCTTTCCACTCGAAAAAATTCTGACGCAGATGCCTTCAGGCGAAACCGGTCTGCTGTGACCGTTTCTCTTTCGCCCAGCGTCCGCTCCTCGCGCGGGCTTCTTCCGCAATACTCTTTGAAACAGCGACT
Protein-coding sequences here:
- a CDS encoding Lrp/AsnC family transcriptional regulator, coding for MKRSTDLDDFDRKILRALQENADYSMAELGDKVGLSHTPCWRRIKRLEAEGIIRGRVTLLDPRKLDLGVTVYCYVTIHNHDEESLNSFESAVQDVQEVVECYSTSGDKDYVLRVVVDSVEHYEQLLKRSLVHLPNVASVNSTFALKQVKYTTQLPL
- a CDS encoding shikimate kinase gives rise to the protein MHKQGSVVLIGMPGAGKSTLGVLLAKELAKDFVDTDVLIQLREDKTLQEIMNESDYLNLRRIEGEVIAEAHLPNHVIATGGSAVYSEEGMHNLLKFGPAVFLNCSADELRRRIHNYESRGIAKAPGQSFEELFEERQALYRRYADIVVDCDEQSLEQVLAQVVSKLQSR
- a CDS encoding DapH/DapD/GlmU-related protein, which translates into the protein MRKDHRPYWLKRLLLRFRNWRSRHFLLPQFDAVGCEPEIMHPASVKVFGSNIRLGDFPHLISTPDNCIRLTAMGHRGGEAYITIGDYVLISPGVRISAGQSITLGDACMLAANVYISDSDWHGLYNRTRPFRCTEPVSLGNNVWIGDSAIICKGVSIGDNAVVGAGSVVTRDVPANAVVAGNPAREIKQINPRRRMITREALFADSFRQAHNLDELDKMLLAGNGLLGWLRSLVLPRRGD
- a CDS encoding class I SAM-dependent methyltransferase, whose amino-acid sequence is METSIPFDLPLDIETVKGFLDPQEGEALYRLAAEASDRGPVLEVGSYCGKSTVYLGSACKLMNNSLFAVDHHRGSEEHQPGEEYHDSELFDDRSQLMDSFHNFRSNMRAAALEDHVVPVVAPSAVAARHWNTPLGLVFIDGGHSLEAALTDYRSWSRHIVPGGFLAIHDIFPDPKDGGQAPYEIYKLALASGQFEVVEMVKTLGILRRIQ
- a CDS encoding prenyltransferase translates to MNNAPELQITEEPPALFPLDFIRRSADYILSQQLEDGCIPWFSGHYADPWDHVEAAMGLSIAGEYRAAESAYAWLAGIQLQDGSWWAAYKNGQVDNRERRESNFVAYIATGIWHHFLITGDRDFLLRFWPMVKKAIDFVLTLQSEHGEIQWAVNSQGEPLQDALITGCSSIYKSLECAINIAVVLAFPQPDWRRARTMLGKALREKPHRFDRTWESKARFSMDWFYPVLTGVFDGAGARLRLQQKWDEFVVAGLGCRCVNDEPWVTVAESCELTMALLAAGDTARAETIYRGLHRWQDTDGGYWTGYVYRDSAVWPEEKTTWTVGAMLLAADALAGLTPASGLFTQVNLLDSAQDTEGLDHLHHFELTGSQR
- a CDS encoding class I SAM-dependent methyltransferase, with the translated sequence MITVDPALLNLKPGQRVLDLGCGEGRHAIHLMLTDAVDIFGIDLSLRDITTASERAQPFITAGQQTGRVQFGVGNALQLPFVDDFFDVVICSEVLEHIEDYQGVLAEINRVLKPSGIFAATVPAFFPEWVCWKLSDAYHQVEGGHIRIFREKHLRRNIEALGHQFFARHKAHALHAPFWWLKCLLWGRDEHPAIAAYHRFLVWDLMQKPRLTRWLEKLCNPILGKSIALYFVKPGQPETQVAPVQTSNKESAEQGIAA
- a CDS encoding glycosyltransferase family 4 protein, whose protein sequence is MTALGNRTDGPPAGSRPLNICLLGYRSHPHCGGQGIYLHYLSKALVEAGHRVDVISGQPYPELDPRVRLIKMPGLNLYEHPHPTRALKPKHLLSWADFYEWWGKLTGGFVEPYTFGRRVAHYLRKKGKDYDVVHDNQSLCYGLLDIEKQGLPVVATIHHPITRDRQLAIDAAPDWFYRLLVRRWHSFLGMQIKVSRRLQNIVTVSAQSLRDIVEQFGVAPSQLKLIYNGIDTEVFAPQPQIIPDTFQIMTTASADQPLKGLRFLLQALALLRVRYPQLKLLVVGRLKSGGATEKLLEELGLASAVRFVSGISNREMVEHYAASGMVVCPSLYEGFGLPAGEAMACGVPVVSSDGGALPEVVGDAGIVVPAGDSGALARAIDQLLGDEALRKSLAAAGRRRIEEHFSWQVAASHLVSYYRTIIGDEGRAQAPVSGEHHLAAQESANSAAAGEAGSVADSACAEGKNRGEAA
- a CDS encoding OmpW family protein gives rise to the protein MRTKSLLLPLAIVAAGATSPAFADFNGGDLILRVGAAYMETDDSVFSESTVVDVRDPDDPDVFIPVRIGDSLNLDNDTTWFINGTYFVADHWAVELYHMNSAKLDADYSTYAVSDEFDFFSSDSLGNFETNVTSFFVDWYPVCVESWVQPYVGIGVNYTDIKQDFLRPVFVQDVVNANGAVVDRVDRGLINFGSSWGWTAQVGIDIEFGRDANWLFNASAMYVDADPEIEVGVDNVVLSNGIVVDSIRYKDKLEYDSWIFNLGVGYKFSF